The sequence ATTTTCTTATTCATCCCAGGCCTGATGTTTTCACAGGGCAACTCCGTTTTCAATGGTCAATGGACCCTCCTTCCAGAGAAAAGCAGCGAGATTGGCCTTTATGGGACGTTGTCGATCGATTTCGCCATCGCGGATCAATCGATCACCCTCATCCAGAAATGGGGTACTAGCCGCAGCTTTTCGGATACGATTCAAATCAATGCCGATGGTATCGCGCGGGACTTTCCTATTCGCGATCGCGTATTTCCCACCAACGTGTTCATGGGATTAGCCATGCCAGTTGGTGGCAAGCGGCAGATCAAAGCCTGGTGGGAAAACGATGGTGCACTTTTGAAACTAAGCTACCGCTACGAAATCCGTGGCTCACAGGGCTACAAGCCAATGATAGAAACCCATAGCTACCAGCTTATTGAAGGTGGCGAAGTGTTGCTCTACCGCATCGAGCGATCGACGCGGCCATCAGGCTCGCCGTTGCAATATCAACTCAAGCGCGCTGGCACGAAGCAAGCCTATTTCATGCGGATCAAAGATGAATGGGAAGTAGCTGGCAGTCTGGACCGAAACGCGCTGCTATTGAGCATCCAAGGGAACGCCAACCGTTCTGGCCCCAATCTCTATTTCATCTATCCTGAAAATTGGCCGTTCGTCTACACTGCATCGTTATTCGATTATTATCGACATAGACGCAATTTCACCTTTACAGAGCTATCGAGCATCGAGCAGGCGCTGAACCTTTTCAAAGACCATCTCAAAGGCTATGTGGTATGGGATAAATCGGTGCGGACGTCGCTGATCGTTGCCTTTACTGTGGCCGGTTTAGATAGCGCTGTGGTAGTCAGTTCTGAATTGATCCCAATGGTTGAAAATGCCGGTTTGAAGATGATCGAGGATTTTCGGGGAAGATTCGTTGGTCAGAGCGATTATCAAATTTATAGTTGGGCCTATGATCAATACTGGCCTCGATGCAACAAAGAATTCATCGTCTGGCTGGGCGGCGATGCTGGCAAAATCATGAAACCAGGGGTGGCCGATTGGGGTATTTACAAGCAGGTCTTCTTTCAGGATTTATCTACCAGGGAAAGCGACACGCTCGAATACAAGCTGGCTTGCCGCTTGCTCAGCGAGATGAAACCTGGCTCGATCGTTATGGGTTGGCATTCTTACGCCAAAGATCGGGAGCGCGACCATGTGAAATTGACCTCTAAATATGGCCATGTGGTCGAGGGCCTCCATACCCTGCCCAATTTCAGCTTTGATCATCAAATCCCGTTTGCACCAGGGTTCAAGATCAAAAACAATCATCATATCGTCCCTGGAAAAATTTACAGACCAAAAAACAAAGTTTATATCACTTGTATTCAATCTGACGGGATGGGCATTGGTGCCTGGCTGCGCCCAGGTCGAGGCGAAATCCCCTACGCCTGGGAGATGATTATGAATTATGTCTGGCTAGCGCCCGTTCTTTTGGAATATTTCTACACTATGGCCACGCCGAACGATTACTTTATCGGCTGCCTCTCTGGGCCAGGTTATATGTACCCCAAGGCCGTCCCCCCTGAATTATTGCCTGGCTTGCTTCGGAGGGCGAACGACCTGATGAAGCAGCTCGACCTCCGCGTGTTCGAGATAATGGATTATTCAGAGGGCGCCACAGTTGAAGGAAATACCGAATTGACTCGTCGGGTCGTCGATGCTTACTACGAAAATATGCCCGAAGCCATCGGCTTTGTCAATGGGTACGCGCCAGCATATACTTTCACCTGCCGCGATGGTCGGCCACTCATCTCGTATGACTATTACCTCTCCCCCACAATACCCGAGAGCGAGGCCGTCGCCGATCTTCAGGAATTGGCCAGGGTTAATTCAGCTCGGCCGTATTTCCTTTTGGTCCATGTCCGCGAGTCCAGCGATGTGAAACGTGTGAAAGGTATTCTCGATAAATTGGGCTCCGAATTCGAAGTGGTGCCTTTGGATATCTTCATGAAACTTGCAGGAAACCAGCCCACCTTCAAAGAACGATTTTTAGAATAACCTGTGGGGCAGGATGGCATCCTGCCCTGCCCTTCATTACAATTATTTCAATTGACTATCAGCTTTAAATTCCTTACTTTTGCAGCCAATGTCTGACTCTTCCATGGAAATGGAATCCACAGAAATGTACATCAAGAAGTTACTGAGGATTTTATTTTGATTATCAAAAAGCAGATAGCTTACCAGGGACATTCAGGGAGAATGTTACTTTAAAAGAAACGTGTGCACCATGAACTGCAATCAACTCGATGAAAAAAGAAACAACTGGAGCGCTGCCCTCACGCTGGTCGGCATGATCGTTACTTACACGATCGTCATCGGCACCTGGTCAGTAAACCGATATGTGAGTTTCAATGCCACATTGTGGGATATGGGCATCATGCTCCAGGCAATCTGGAACACGGCTCATGGCAAAATTCTCCATGAAACCGTCAACCTCGGATTTTCGGCGTCACGACTGGCAGTGGCTCACTGGGAGATCATTTACCTTCCCTTGGCGTTCATTTATCGGATCATTCCTTCAACTTCCCTGTTGCTCTATCTTCAAGCGCTCACTTTGGCCTGTGGTACAATCCCGATCTATCGATTTGCCTCTAAAAAATTCGCATCGCCAGTGGCAGCAGTATTCTTCGCGCTTGCTTATTTATTCTATCCAGCTTTGCATGGAGCCAATCTTTTCGATCTGCATGGGTTAACCCTGGCTACTCCTTTCTTGTTATTCACTTTTTATTATCTCGATCAATCAAAAATATCTTTGACGCTTTTCTTTGCCGGTTTGAGTTTGGTCTGCCGCGAAGATGTAGCCTTGGCCATTTTTTCTTTGGGCCTATTTGCCTGGATCCGAAAAAGGAATTTGCGCATCGCGATCCCTTTGCTGCTGCTCAGCGCTGGCTGGCTGACCGTTTTTTTCCTGCGATTTCAATTCATCGGAGCGCCAGAGCTGGCCCAGACCACGAGCATGGTCCCGAACTGGGAACACCTGACATTGACACATCTGGTTCGTTCGCCCATACAAACTTTTTCATCCATTGTTCAATTGCTATTGTCTCAAGAAAATGTCAAATACTTGGCGAAATTGGTCTTGCCAGTCATCGGCTTGTGCTTCCTATCGTTTGACGTTCTGCTCATTGCAGCGCCGACGTTGCTTTTAAACCTGATGAGCCGATGGCCGCAGATGCATCAGATCGAATATCATTATACCGCTACCATCACGCCGTTCATCTTTTTGGCAGCCATCAGCGGACTGGCCAATTTAAGTCAGCGACTGAACAGATCATTTCATCATCATAAGCTGAGAGTGACTCTCGCGTTCAGCATTGCAATCGCATTGGCCTCGATCGTTTCCACCACCCAATTTTCAATCTTGCGCCTCAATAAAACATGGCAGGTGACTGAGAGCCATCGCAAATTATCTCAGCGGCTTCATGCTATCCCTGCTCATCTTTCGGTCTCTACCACTGCTCGCGCAGGATCCCATCTGGCCAACCGGCGCGAACTCTATCACTTTCCCGAGCGCAGTTCCGAAGCTGACATCGTGGTGCTGGAGTTCAATCGGCCCGATGTCGAAATCAAAAACCTGGTGGGCACCGCCCGAATCCGCAGACTCCCTGCAATGAACCATTGGACTCGCGCCGCACTTGAGGACACATCGTTGCATGTGCTCTGGGTCGAAGATAACGTTTATTGCCTCCAGAGATTATCGAATCGCTCGGAGCTTGCCGAGCAATTTTTTGCCCTCGATACCGTGCCAGACGCAATGATTGCTGTTGATAGTTGCGTATTTGATGAAGGATTGGAATTCATTGGCTGGCAGCCGGTTTATATCGGCAAACAACAAGCGCATTTTATGCTCTACTGGAAGAAATCAAAACCACTTGCTCCAACAGCCAAGCTCAGTTATTATCTGAAGCTTCCAGATACGCTTCAGAGTATCCCTGATCAGCCCCTTGTTACTCGCATGCCTTTGGCGAATTGGCCAACTGAAAAAATCATCGCCGATCACTTGTTCATCGATCGACCTAAAAATCCAGAGGCAAAGATATGCTCGATAATCGCGTCGCTTTCCCTCAGCAACCCATCGCGACAGCACTATCTGTTCGATTTCAATTTTCACTGAGGAAATATCGACTCAAACTTCATTCGGTCATTATCCAGCTTGCCCAATCGTGAAGTAGCAAAATCGCCAGTCTTCCAGTTGCCTGATTCCCCACAAGACCAATTTCCCATTCACCAACTCTCCCAATCGCCCAAAAAAGACTTGCTTTTTAACCGAATTGTTCTAAATTAGTAGGCGATTTTTTGGACCAGCACAGGGAATTTCAATGAAGATCAGCGGCTTCTCGTTTGTGAGAAATGGGATTAAATTGTATTATCCAGTGGTCGAATCGATACGATCCATTTTGCCCATCGTCGATGAATTCGTGATTGCGGTCGGCCAAGGGGATCCTGATGATACCACCCGGGAACAGATTTTGGCAATTGGGGATCCAAAAATCAAAATCATCGATACGGTTTGGGAAGAACGATATTTCACCAAAGGTGTGATCAACGCGATCCAGACCAATATTGCCAAGGCTGCTTGTAATGGGGATTGGCTTTTTTATTTGCAAGCGGATGAGGTGGTTCATGAACGCTACTTGCCGATTATTCAGGCCCGCTGTGAGGAACTGCTGAACAACAAAGACGTTGAAGGTCTATTATTTCGCTATAAGCATTTTTGGGGGGATTACGATCATTATCAATCGAGTCATGGCTGGTATCCGTACGAGATCCGAATCATCCGCAACCGGCCCGACATATATTCCTGGCAGAGCGCGCAGTCATTTCGCCGATTCGATTATTATGATAATCCACGTCAGGAACGCGGACATCACAAATTGAAAGTCGCTAAGGTCGATGCCGAAATTTACCACTACGGCTGGGTTCGGCCGCCTCGTCTCATGCAGAATAAAAGACGAGCACTGGACTCAGTGCACTGGGGATCGAAACGCGCTCGGGATTATTATGAGAAAGTTCCTAAGGAATTTGACTATGGTCCGTTAAATCGTCTGGCGGTTTTCAAAGGAACTCATCCCAAAGTAATGTTGGATCGGATTGCCCAAATGGATTGGAAGGACAAATTGCAATATTCGGGCCCGCCCAATCCTTATCGCGCACCGCACAAACATGAGCGATTGAAATATCGGTTGCTGTCCTGGATCGAACAGCACTTGATGGGAGGTCGGCAGATTGGAGGGTTTCAAAATTATCATTTGTTGAGAGTTTGATGCTTCGCTTTGAGGTCACGTTTTGCCATATAGTGTCTAAAGCAATTTTGCGACCTTCAGGCTAAATTTAGCCCCAAATTACGACTCGGGAAAAGCTTGGTTGTGGTGATTTGCAACTTCGTTAAATGCCAAAAAAGCTAATGGAATCTATTATTGATTTTTGGGTATTGGATCATGGACCAGCAATTTTGTAAGATCATGGTAGGGCGATAAGGAGGCTCTTGATTGAAAATTTCGGTTATTATCACAATCTATAACCGTGCTCATCTATTAACGAAATGCTTATGGTCGCTAAGGTTTCAAACTCTCGTACCTCACGAATTGATCCTCACAGATGATGGTTCGGAGGAAGACATTTTGGGGCCTATTCAAAGCATTATTCGCGGCTTTAGCTTCTCAGTAAAATATGTCAGTCAGAAACACCAGGGGTTTCGATTGGCAAAATGTCGAAACAATGGGGCAAGACATGCAACAGGCGATTATTTCATTTTTATCGACCAAGATATTGTTTTGAATCGATCCTTTTTGGAGATTTGTGTGAAGGAACGCCGCGAGCGCCGATTTTGTGTCTCATATCCGGTGCGCTTGACCGCTGATCAGAGCCAATTGGTGACGCCAGAGCTGATTGAGCGAGGGGATTGGCAAGGAATTGTCACAGAAGCTCAGCGGCAAAAAATAAAAAGGCAATATGTCAAGGATAAATTTTATCAGATCATTCGGTCATTGCATTTGCTGCATCGAGGTCCAAAACTGCGCGGAGGTGCAGTAGCCATCAATCGCGATGACTTTGTGGCGATCAACGGTTACGATGAAAATTACCAAGGCTGGGGCAACGAAGATGACGATTTGGGGCGCCGGCTATATGCTGCTGGTATTCGTGGAAAAAATCCATTTTGCAATGAATTCCCATTGCATCTATTTCATGCCCCCCATCATCAGAACGGCACGCGCGTGAATTTGACATATTATAGGCAGCGCATCAACGCCATTAATCGTGGGGAGTTTCGCTGCCAATATGGACTCGATAATCCTTTGGGGAATGAGGAATTGGTCATTCGGAATCTTAACTAAATTTTAGGCAGTCACTGGACGGTCGCTTGTCGCGGCCGGTCAGTTATAATATCTGTT comes from candidate division KSB1 bacterium and encodes:
- a CDS encoding glycosyltransferase codes for the protein MKISVIITIYNRAHLLTKCLWSLRFQTLVPHELILTDDGSEEDILGPIQSIIRGFSFSVKYVSQKHQGFRLAKCRNNGARHATGDYFIFIDQDIVLNRSFLEICVKERRERRFCVSYPVRLTADQSQLVTPELIERGDWQGIVTEAQRQKIKRQYVKDKFYQIIRSLHLLHRGPKLRGGAVAINRDDFVAINGYDENYQGWGNEDDDLGRRLYAAGIRGKNPFCNEFPLHLFHAPHHQNGTRVNLTYYRQRINAINRGEFRCQYGLDNPLGNEELVIRNLN
- a CDS encoding GxGYxYP family putative glycoside hydrolase, translating into MSKKAIVILSLIFLFIPGLMFSQGNSVFNGQWTLLPEKSSEIGLYGTLSIDFAIADQSITLIQKWGTSRSFSDTIQINADGIARDFPIRDRVFPTNVFMGLAMPVGGKRQIKAWWENDGALLKLSYRYEIRGSQGYKPMIETHSYQLIEGGEVLLYRIERSTRPSGSPLQYQLKRAGTKQAYFMRIKDEWEVAGSLDRNALLLSIQGNANRSGPNLYFIYPENWPFVYTASLFDYYRHRRNFTFTELSSIEQALNLFKDHLKGYVVWDKSVRTSLIVAFTVAGLDSAVVVSSELIPMVENAGLKMIEDFRGRFVGQSDYQIYSWAYDQYWPRCNKEFIVWLGGDAGKIMKPGVADWGIYKQVFFQDLSTRESDTLEYKLACRLLSEMKPGSIVMGWHSYAKDRERDHVKLTSKYGHVVEGLHTLPNFSFDHQIPFAPGFKIKNNHHIVPGKIYRPKNKVYITCIQSDGMGIGAWLRPGRGEIPYAWEMIMNYVWLAPVLLEYFYTMATPNDYFIGCLSGPGYMYPKAVPPELLPGLLRRANDLMKQLDLRVFEIMDYSEGATVEGNTELTRRVVDAYYENMPEAIGFVNGYAPAYTFTCRDGRPLISYDYYLSPTIPESEAVADLQELARVNSARPYFLLVHVRESSDVKRVKGILDKLGSEFEVVPLDIFMKLAGNQPTFKERFLE
- a CDS encoding DUF2079 domain-containing protein, which encodes MNCNQLDEKRNNWSAALTLVGMIVTYTIVIGTWSVNRYVSFNATLWDMGIMLQAIWNTAHGKILHETVNLGFSASRLAVAHWEIIYLPLAFIYRIIPSTSLLLYLQALTLACGTIPIYRFASKKFASPVAAVFFALAYLFYPALHGANLFDLHGLTLATPFLLFTFYYLDQSKISLTLFFAGLSLVCREDVALAIFSLGLFAWIRKRNLRIAIPLLLLSAGWLTVFFLRFQFIGAPELAQTTSMVPNWEHLTLTHLVRSPIQTFSSIVQLLLSQENVKYLAKLVLPVIGLCFLSFDVLLIAAPTLLLNLMSRWPQMHQIEYHYTATITPFIFLAAISGLANLSQRLNRSFHHHKLRVTLAFSIAIALASIVSTTQFSILRLNKTWQVTESHRKLSQRLHAIPAHLSVSTTARAGSHLANRRELYHFPERSSEADIVVLEFNRPDVEIKNLVGTARIRRLPAMNHWTRAALEDTSLHVLWVEDNVYCLQRLSNRSELAEQFFALDTVPDAMIAVDSCVFDEGLEFIGWQPVYIGKQQAHFMLYWKKSKPLAPTAKLSYYLKLPDTLQSIPDQPLVTRMPLANWPTEKIIADHLFIDRPKNPEAKICSIIASLSLSNPSRQHYLFDFNFH